A genomic region of Bosea sp. 124 contains the following coding sequences:
- a CDS encoding ABC transporter substrate-binding protein, producing MTKRDIIAFVGVAAASTISARAQQRAMPVIGYLGSESPEPYTSRISAFLQGLKESGFTQGHNVAIDFQWAEGKYDRLPALAKYIASRQVAVIVAPGGAEVALAARSATSTIPIVFEMGGDPIALGLVESLSRPGGNLTGVTSLSVEVSHKRLEFLSEFIPTTKTFAVAVNPTSPTSSSQLRNLRTAASDLGLQLHVLNASSEPEIDSMFVAVSQMRMGGLVFTSDPYFAYRSQRLAALAIRHGVPAITQAQDFPIAGGLMSYGGDFQQSHRHTGIYAGRVITGERPSDLPVQRVTKLELFVNLKAANALGIAVPASLLSSADVVIE from the coding sequence GTGACAAAGCGCGACATCATTGCCTTTGTCGGCGTGGCTGCGGCGTCGACCATCTCGGCCCGCGCGCAGCAACGTGCCATGCCGGTCATTGGCTATCTCGGTTCAGAGTCGCCCGAGCCTTATACCAGTCGCATTAGTGCCTTCCTGCAAGGTCTCAAGGAATCGGGCTTCACCCAAGGCCATAACGTCGCAATCGATTTTCAATGGGCGGAAGGCAAATACGACCGCTTGCCGGCCCTGGCGAAGTATATCGCGAGCCGCCAGGTCGCGGTCATCGTAGCGCCGGGCGGTGCGGAGGTTGCGCTCGCTGCACGATCCGCGACCAGTACGATACCGATCGTTTTCGAAATGGGGGGGGACCCCATCGCCCTCGGCTTGGTCGAAAGCCTATCTCGGCCGGGGGGCAACCTCACCGGTGTCACCAGCCTCAGCGTGGAGGTCTCGCACAAACGGCTGGAATTCCTCAGTGAATTCATCCCGACCACCAAGACCTTCGCCGTGGCCGTCAATCCGACGAGCCCAACTTCAAGCTCGCAATTGAGAAACCTCCGAACGGCCGCAAGTGATCTAGGTTTGCAACTTCATGTCTTGAACGCCAGTAGCGAACCGGAAATCGATTCGATGTTCGTTGCCGTGTCCCAGATGCGGATGGGCGGGCTTGTTTTTACGTCCGATCCCTACTTCGCTTATCGCAGCCAGCGGCTTGCCGCGCTTGCGATCCGCCACGGGGTGCCCGCAATTACTCAGGCGCAAGACTTCCCCATCGCCGGCGGGTTGATGAGCTATGGTGGCGACTTTCAGCAGTCGCATCGTCACACAGGGATTTATGCAGGCCGCGTCATAACCGGTGAGAGACCTTCTGATCTACCGGTCCAGCGCGTGACGAAGTTGGAGTTATTCGTCAATCTCAAAGCGGCCAACGCGCTGGGCATAGCCGTTCCAGCCTCGCTTTTGTCCAGCGCCGACGTCGTAATCGAATAA
- a CDS encoding DUF1127 domain-containing protein has product MYALKSDFLYDIDDLTDTIRPRRKTVLDRLVGRLAVGQIFREQFLYEVHGPFVASHSEEPRRPPTAKLIGAALKRLRDIVRNIRSRRAASELSRLDDRILKDIGLTRSQIAAAAFGALNRNSDS; this is encoded by the coding sequence ATGTATGCCCTGAAAAGCGACTTCCTTTACGACATCGATGACCTGACGGACACAATCCGCCCTCGCCGCAAGACCGTACTTGACCGATTGGTTGGGCGCCTGGCGGTCGGGCAGATCTTCCGGGAGCAGTTCCTCTACGAGGTTCATGGCCCATTCGTCGCCTCTCACAGTGAAGAGCCTCGGCGTCCTCCGACGGCGAAGCTGATCGGAGCGGCGTTGAAGCGTCTGCGCGATATCGTGCGCAATATTCGCTCGCGCCGCGCGGCCAGCGAGTTGTCACGTTTGGACGACCGGATACTGAAGGATATTGGCCTCACACGGTCGCAGATCGCGGCCGCCGCTTTCGGGGCGTTGAACCGCAATAGCGACTCCTGA
- a CDS encoding HNH endonuclease yields the protein MAFAVFIHRQDSIYDDSPAERYQFPRQYLGRVQACVGDWIIYYEPRKVAGTRGYFAVAKVQQVIPDPVAPDMFVAVIEPGSYLDFANPVPFTDAQGVIERGVLNEDGRISGRAQAAVRPLLPADFDRITSFGLDDRILMLPRLDELTASAGFAEEQAPFIYEQVRDRATFLTSRVVRDRVFRQVILRAYDERCAITGLKLINGGGRAEVDAAHIRPVEADGPDIVNNGIALSGTAHWMFDRGLIGLSDDLDILVSRHANDPDQIHSFISKTGRALPPLRAHDRPHPHFLRWHRENCFKQ from the coding sequence ATGGCCTTCGCCGTCTTCATCCATCGTCAGGATTCGATCTACGACGACAGTCCAGCCGAGCGGTATCAGTTCCCGCGTCAGTATCTCGGTCGGGTCCAGGCCTGCGTCGGTGACTGGATTATCTATTATGAGCCGCGCAAGGTCGCAGGGACGCGCGGGTATTTTGCTGTGGCCAAGGTCCAGCAGGTCATTCCTGATCCGGTCGCGCCGGACATGTTTGTCGCCGTCATCGAGCCTGGCAGCTATCTTGATTTTGCCAACCCGGTACCATTCACCGATGCGCAAGGCGTGATTGAGCGCGGTGTCCTGAATGAAGACGGACGCATCTCTGGTCGCGCACAGGCAGCTGTCCGACCCCTCTTGCCGGCGGACTTCGATCGGATCACCAGCTTTGGTTTGGACGATCGCATTCTCATGCTGCCTCGTCTCGATGAGCTAACGGCATCGGCCGGATTTGCGGAGGAGCAGGCTCCGTTCATCTACGAGCAGGTTCGCGATCGCGCCACGTTCCTTACGTCCCGGGTCGTTCGCGACCGCGTGTTCCGCCAAGTCATTCTGCGTGCGTACGATGAGCGCTGTGCGATCACAGGTCTCAAGCTGATCAACGGTGGCGGGCGGGCAGAGGTCGATGCGGCGCACATTCGGCCCGTCGAGGCCGATGGGCCCGACATCGTCAATAACGGCATCGCACTGTCGGGCACGGCGCACTGGATGTTCGACCGCGGTTTGATCGGCCTGTCAGACGACCTCGACATCCTGGTCTCGCGACATGCGAACGACCCGGACCAGATACACAGTTTCATCAGCAAGACAGGTCGAGCACTACCGCCGTTGCGAGCGCATGATCGCCCACATCCGCATTTCCTGCGCTGGCATCGCGAAAATTGCTTCAAACAGTGA
- a CDS encoding prolyl-tRNA synthetase associated domain-containing protein, with translation MPQSRPTTAPLTPEELCDHLTEHGIAFERVDHEPVFTVAESQALRGTLSGLHSKNLFVKDKKGRLFLVSARENARIDLKRLHETLGASGRLSFCSAEALMEKLGVTPGSVTAFAVINDRAGAVTMVLDRNLTTGEAMNFHPLINTATLRIGRDDMLAFLRGTGHDPLIVDLPVPDDGHNG, from the coding sequence ATGCCGCAGAGCCGCCCGACCACCGCCCCGCTGACGCCCGAGGAGCTCTGCGACCATCTGACGGAGCACGGCATCGCCTTTGAGCGCGTCGACCATGAGCCCGTCTTCACGGTCGCCGAATCGCAGGCGCTGCGCGGCACCCTGTCCGGGCTGCATTCCAAGAACCTGTTCGTGAAGGACAAGAAGGGCCGGCTCTTCCTGGTCTCCGCGCGGGAAAATGCCCGCATCGATCTGAAGCGGCTGCACGAGACGCTTGGCGCCAGCGGGCGGCTGTCCTTCTGTTCGGCCGAGGCGCTGATGGAAAAGCTCGGCGTCACGCCGGGCTCGGTCACCGCCTTCGCTGTGATCAACGACCGCGCGGGAGCGGTGACGATGGTGCTCGACCGCAACCTCACCACCGGCGAGGCGATGAACTTCCACCCGCTGATCAACACGGCGACGCTGCGGATCGGCCGCGACGACATGCTGGCCTTTCTGCGCGGCACCGGCCACGACCCGCTGATCGTCGATTTGCCGGTTCCCGATGATGGACATAACGGCTGA
- the trxA gene encoding thioredoxin gives MLVNGDAAEQPGLIKDTTTQGFRQDVVAESMNQPVLVDFWAPWCGPCKQLTPVIEKVVKEARGKVRLVKMNIDDFPEIPGQLGIQSIPAVIAFKQGQPIDGFMGAQPESQVKAFIEKLVGPMGPGATGELIAAAQAATEAGDAAGASELYAGVLELEPENVLAIAGLARLHLDMGDIEGASGILGMVPEAKAADPAITAVRAAIELAEQAAALGDTAELEAKVAADPKDHQARFDLALALNARDRREEAVDHLIAIIKADRSWNEDGARKQLLQLFEAWGPMDEHSMAGRRKLSTLLFS, from the coding sequence ATGCTGGTCAATGGCGATGCGGCCGAACAACCCGGCCTGATCAAGGACACGACGACGCAGGGCTTCCGGCAGGATGTCGTCGCCGAGTCGATGAACCAGCCCGTGCTGGTCGATTTCTGGGCGCCCTGGTGCGGGCCCTGCAAGCAGCTCACCCCCGTGATCGAGAAGGTGGTCAAGGAGGCGCGCGGCAAGGTCCGGCTCGTCAAGATGAACATCGACGATTTTCCGGAGATACCGGGCCAACTCGGCATCCAGTCGATTCCGGCCGTGATCGCCTTCAAGCAGGGCCAGCCGATCGACGGCTTCATGGGCGCGCAGCCGGAAAGCCAGGTCAAGGCCTTCATCGAGAAGCTGGTCGGCCCGATGGGGCCGGGCGCGACGGGAGAACTCATCGCCGCGGCGCAGGCCGCCACCGAGGCGGGCGATGCCGCCGGGGCGAGCGAGCTCTATGCCGGCGTGCTCGAGCTGGAGCCCGAGAACGTCCTGGCGATCGCCGGCCTCGCGCGCCTGCATCTCGACATGGGCGACATCGAGGGCGCCTCCGGCATCCTCGGCATGGTGCCCGAGGCCAAGGCCGCGGATCCGGCCATCACGGCCGTGCGCGCTGCGATCGAACTGGCCGAGCAGGCGGCTGCGCTCGGCGACACCGCCGAACTGGAAGCGAAGGTCGCCGCCGATCCGAAGGACCATCAGGCCCGCTTCGATCTGGCGCTGGCGCTGAATGCGCGCGACCGGCGCGAGGAGGCGGTCGACCATCTGATCGCCATCATCAAGGCCGATCGCTCATGGAACGAGGACGGTGCCCGCAAGCAATTGCTGCAGCTCTTCGAAGCCTGGGGCCCGATGGACGAGCACAGCATGGCCGGCCGTCGCAAGCTCTCCACCCTGTTGTTTTCATAA
- a CDS encoding LON peptidase substrate-binding domain-containing protein, producing MGMNAVYNGAEDCPPVIAVFPLGGGLLLPRGQMPLNVFEPRYIAMIDDAIRTHRVIGIIQPEPESGRQSATPPLLQVGCLGRITQFAETGDDRYILTLTGIARFRVVEELAVTTPYRQCRVSYDTFTADFEARAGEDEVDRNALLKALRAFAKASDLKIDWKGVNEAPNEALVNALSMMCPFGPREKQALLEAPSLKERAEVLAAITEIELARGGGDPETTLQ from the coding sequence ATGGGCATGAACGCCGTCTACAACGGAGCCGAGGATTGCCCGCCGGTGATCGCGGTCTTCCCGCTGGGCGGCGGGCTTCTGCTGCCGCGCGGGCAGATGCCGCTCAATGTCTTCGAGCCGCGCTATATCGCGATGATCGATGACGCGATCCGGACGCATCGTGTCATCGGCATCATCCAGCCCGAGCCCGAGAGTGGCCGCCAGTCGGCCACGCCGCCGCTGCTTCAGGTCGGCTGTCTCGGCCGCATTACGCAGTTCGCCGAGACCGGCGACGACCGTTACATCCTGACCCTGACGGGGATTGCTCGCTTTCGCGTCGTCGAGGAACTCGCGGTGACGACGCCCTACCGGCAGTGCCGCGTCTCCTACGACACATTCACCGCCGATTTCGAGGCCCGGGCGGGCGAGGACGAGGTCGACCGCAACGCGCTGCTCAAGGCGCTGCGGGCCTTCGCCAAGGCAAGCGACCTCAAGATCGACTGGAAGGGCGTCAACGAGGCGCCGAACGAGGCGCTGGTCAATGCGCTCTCGATGATGTGCCCCTTCGGGCCTCGCGAGAAGCAGGCGTTGCTGGAGGCGCCAAGCCTCAAGGAGCGTGCCGAGGTGCTGGCGGCGATCACGGAGATCGAACTGGCCCGTGGCGGCGGCGACCCCGAGACGACGCTGCAGTGA
- a CDS encoding MFS transporter, whose product MAVRPPGGYPPRRALTAWLFFDWAAQPFFTLITTFVFAPFFAAALASDPAQGQALWGYATGFAGLCIALLSPLLGGIADRTGPRKPWIAVFGALLVLGSGALWFAVPGSPWAVPIALCGFVIATIGAEFATTFNNAMMTRLVPPERLGWLSGTGWAVGYLGGLVSLGITLALLAADPLTGKTLAGLTPILGLDAAAREGDRFSGPLTALWFVVFVTPMFLLTPDSERTGMRLGEAARGGLGRLKATLAELPRLPSLGRFLLANMIYQDALVALFAFGGIYAAGVFGWQTIEIGIFGIMLTIAGTLGAWLGGKVDDAIGGKAVVLGAIACLLLACLGILSLAPDRVFFVIAASPATPGDGLFASLPEKVYLGLGLLIGLVAGPLQASSRSLMARLAPEGRVGEFFGLFALSGKVTSFMGPTLVALATTAFASQRAGLAVLVVFFLTGGALLAGVRVQKAPA is encoded by the coding sequence ATGGCGGTGAGGCCACCCGGCGGCTACCCGCCACGGCGCGCGCTGACGGCCTGGTTGTTCTTCGACTGGGCGGCGCAGCCCTTCTTCACGCTGATCACGACCTTCGTCTTCGCGCCGTTCTTCGCCGCGGCGCTGGCCTCCGACCCGGCGCAGGGGCAGGCGCTGTGGGGATATGCGACCGGCTTCGCCGGCCTGTGCATCGCGCTGCTCTCACCGCTGCTCGGCGGCATCGCCGACCGAACCGGACCGCGCAAGCCGTGGATCGCTGTGTTCGGGGCGCTGCTGGTGCTGGGCTCTGGCGCGCTCTGGTTCGCGGTACCGGGTTCGCCCTGGGCTGTGCCGATCGCGCTTTGCGGCTTCGTCATCGCCACCATCGGTGCCGAATTCGCGACCACCTTCAACAATGCGATGATGACGCGGCTGGTGCCGCCGGAACGGCTGGGCTGGCTTTCCGGCACGGGCTGGGCCGTCGGCTATCTCGGCGGGCTGGTGTCGCTTGGCATCACGCTGGCTCTGCTGGCCGCCGATCCGCTTACGGGCAAGACGCTGGCGGGGCTGACGCCGATCCTCGGGCTCGATGCCGCCGCCCGCGAGGGTGACCGTTTCTCGGGGCCGCTGACGGCGCTCTGGTTCGTGGTGTTCGTGACGCCGATGTTTCTGCTCACGCCGGATTCGGAGCGGACCGGGATGCGCCTTGGCGAAGCCGCGCGCGGCGGTCTTGGCCGGCTGAAGGCAACTCTTGCCGAACTGCCGCGACTGCCCTCGCTGGGGCGCTTCCTGCTCGCCAACATGATCTACCAGGATGCGCTGGTGGCGCTGTTCGCCTTCGGCGGGATTTATGCGGCCGGCGTCTTCGGCTGGCAGACGATCGAGATCGGCATCTTCGGCATCATGCTCACCATCGCGGGCACGCTCGGCGCCTGGCTCGGCGGCAAGGTCGACGATGCGATCGGCGGCAAGGCGGTGGTGCTGGGCGCGATCGCCTGCCTGCTGCTGGCCTGTCTCGGCATCCTGTCGCTGGCGCCGGACCGGGTTTTCTTCGTAATCGCCGCGTCGCCGGCCACGCCCGGCGACGGGCTCTTCGCCTCGCTGCCGGAGAAGGTCTATCTCGGCCTCGGCCTGCTGATCGGCCTCGTCGCCGGGCCGCTGCAGGCGTCGTCACGCAGCCTGATGGCGCGGCTGGCGCCCGAGGGTCGGGTCGGCGAGTTCTTCGGGCTGTTTGCGCTGTCGGGGAAGGTGACGTCGTTCATGGGGCCGACGCTGGTCGCGCTGGCGACGACGGCCTTCGCCAGCCAGCGTGCGGGGCTCGCTGTGCTGGTGGTATTCTTCCTGACTGGTGGGGCGCTGTTGGCGGGCGTGCGCGTGCAGAAGGCACCAGCCTGA
- a CDS encoding homospermidine synthase, producing MSNWPVYGEITGPIVMIGFGSIGRGTLPLIERHFTYDKSRFVVIAPDDDNRALLDERGIRFIQEAVTPENYKTMLEPLLTAGGGQGFCVNLSCDTGSRDLMEFCSSLGALYIDTVNEPWLGFYFDKTKGPAERSNYALREMTLAAKRARVPGSTTAVSCCGANPGMASWLAKKALLNVAADMRLNVPTPKTREEWAALMSQVGVKGIHIAERDTQRSRNAKPPGVFVNTWSVEGFISEGVQPAELGWGTHEKWMPPNAHGHETGSQAAIYLMQPGAETKVRSWCPTPGPQYGFLVTHNESISIADYFTVRDDSGKAVFRPTCHYAYHPANDAVLSLHEMFGNAGRPQEEHHILEENEVIDGIDELGVLLYGHDKGAYWFGSQLSTEEARQLAPYQTATGLQVTSAILAGMVWALENPTAGIVEVEEMDLDRCLEIQMPYLGPVKGYYTDWTPLDGRPGLFPEDIDTSDPWQFRNILVR from the coding sequence ATGAGTAACTGGCCCGTATACGGAGAGATCACCGGCCCGATCGTCATGATTGGCTTCGGTTCGATCGGCCGCGGGACGCTGCCGCTGATCGAGCGGCATTTCACATATGACAAGAGCCGGTTCGTCGTGATCGCCCCCGACGATGACAACCGCGCGCTGCTGGACGAACGCGGTATCCGCTTCATCCAGGAAGCCGTGACGCCAGAGAACTACAAGACCATGCTCGAACCCCTGCTGACCGCAGGCGGCGGCCAGGGCTTTTGCGTCAACCTGTCCTGCGACACCGGCTCGCGCGACCTGATGGAATTCTGCTCCAGCCTTGGAGCCCTCTATATCGACACGGTCAACGAGCCCTGGCTCGGCTTCTATTTCGACAAGACCAAGGGCCCGGCCGAGCGCTCGAACTACGCGTTGCGCGAGATGACGCTCGCCGCCAAACGCGCCCGCGTGCCGGGCTCGACGACTGCCGTCTCATGCTGCGGCGCCAATCCCGGCATGGCCTCCTGGCTCGCCAAGAAGGCGCTGCTCAACGTCGCGGCCGACATGCGCCTGAATGTGCCCACACCGAAAACCCGCGAGGAATGGGCCGCGCTGATGAGCCAAGTCGGCGTCAAGGGCATCCATATCGCCGAGCGCGACACGCAGCGCTCGCGCAACGCCAAGCCGCCGGGCGTCTTCGTCAACACCTGGTCGGTCGAGGGCTTCATCTCCGAAGGCGTGCAGCCCGCCGAGCTCGGCTGGGGCACGCATGAGAAGTGGATGCCGCCCAATGCCCATGGCCACGAAACCGGCTCGCAGGCGGCGATCTACCTGATGCAGCCCGGCGCCGAGACGAAGGTTCGGAGCTGGTGCCCGACGCCGGGGCCGCAATACGGCTTCCTGGTGACGCATAATGAGTCGATCTCGATCGCCGACTACTTCACCGTCCGCGACGATAGCGGCAAGGCCGTCTTCCGGCCGACCTGCCATTACGCCTATCACCCCGCGAACGACGCCGTGCTCTCGCTGCACGAGATGTTCGGCAATGCCGGCCGTCCGCAGGAGGAGCACCACATCCTCGAGGAAAACGAGGTCATCGACGGCATCGACGAACTCGGCGTGCTGCTCTATGGGCACGACAAGGGCGCCTACTGGTTCGGCTCGCAGCTTTCGACCGAGGAGGCACGTCAGCTCGCTCCCTACCAGACCGCGACGGGATTGCAGGTCACCTCCGCCATCCTCGCCGGCATGGTCTGGGCGCTGGAAAACCCCACCGCCGGCATCGTCGAGGTCGAAGAGATGGATCTCGACCGTTGCCTCGAGATCCAGATGCCCTATCTCGGGCCCGTGAAGGGCTACTACACCGACTGGACACCGCTCGACGGCCGCCCGGGTCTGTTCCCGGAGGACATCGACACGAGCGATCCCTGGCAGTTCCGGAACATTCTGGTTCGCTGA
- a CDS encoding phosphodiesterase codes for MLIAQITDLHIRPRGKPAYRVSETNALSERALDVVARLNPRPDALVITGDLTDCGLPEEYALLQAMLAPLGMPVLLVPGNHDRRETLTAGLTLDPRQILDGGFVQFVADLGPMRLIGLDTLLPGKSAGALCATRLAFLDKALAEADGKPVAIFMHHPPFDCGIAHMDAIRLLDGAAEFAAIVARHPNIERILCGHHHRPIVTRFAGTIAQIAPSVTHQVTLDLSETSNATFHMEPPAYLLHSFRKTAGFVTHTAYVERFPGPYPFVLDADYPGGH; via the coding sequence ATGCTCATCGCCCAGATCACCGACCTGCATATCCGCCCGCGCGGCAAGCCCGCCTATCGCGTCTCGGAAACCAATGCGCTGAGCGAACGCGCGCTCGATGTCGTGGCCAGGCTCAACCCTCGCCCCGATGCGCTGGTGATCACCGGCGATCTCACCGATTGCGGGCTTCCCGAGGAATATGCGCTGCTGCAGGCCATGCTCGCGCCGCTCGGCATGCCGGTCCTGCTGGTTCCGGGCAATCACGACCGCCGCGAGACACTGACCGCAGGGCTGACGCTGGATCCCCGTCAGATTCTGGACGGCGGCTTCGTCCAGTTCGTCGCCGATCTCGGGCCGATGCGGCTGATCGGTCTCGATACGCTGCTACCGGGCAAGAGCGCCGGCGCACTCTGCGCAACGCGACTCGCCTTCCTCGACAAGGCTCTCGCGGAGGCCGACGGAAAGCCCGTCGCGATCTTCATGCATCACCCGCCCTTCGACTGCGGCATCGCCCATATGGACGCGATCCGCCTGCTCGACGGCGCCGCCGAATTCGCCGCGATCGTTGCCCGCCACCCCAACATCGAGCGCATTCTCTGCGGGCATCACCATCGGCCGATCGTGACGCGCTTTGCCGGCACCATCGCGCAGATCGCGCCCAGCGTGACGCATCAGGTCACGCTCGATCTCTCGGAGACGAGCAATGCGACATTCCACATGGAACCGCCGGCCTATCTGCTGCATTCGTTCCGGAAGACCGCCGGCTTCGTCACCCACACCGCTTATGTCGAGCGCTTTCCGGGCCCCTATCCCTTCGTGCTCGATGCCGACTATCCGGGTGGGCATTAG
- a CDS encoding ABC transporter substrate-binding protein: MTTTRRTLLAGAALAASFALSPAFAQGQTEIELFFPVPVDGQLARDMATLLKEFNEKNPSIKATPVYTGSYDETLIKTRAAMKAGKPPAAVIMSANFLLDLKIEGEIQPMDALIKADGKTNDQFMGQFFDALHGNAVLDRQVYGVPFHNSTPLLYVNTDHLKEAGLDPDKLPANWEELVTTAKKLTRRDGDRVTRWGMMMPSNYDYGGWILQALTHSNGGQWFNVDYGGEVYYDTPSMLGALTFWSDLVSKHKVHPAGVQAGGAVSSAFLSGQASMMLLSTGSLTHIRTNAKFPYKVAFVPKNVKNEVPIGGASLVIPTGVEGERRKAAWTLINWMTSPEKSGWWSRATGYFAPNKAAYDTAEMKAFIEKNPDAGIAVSQLAFAKPWFATYRTVPVRKAIEDELAAVLSAKKTPKEALVAAQKQADEIMRPYVEQTALKLPTN, from the coding sequence ATGACGACCACCCGCCGCACTCTGCTGGCCGGCGCCGCGCTGGCTGCAAGCTTCGCGCTCTCGCCCGCCTTCGCCCAAGGCCAGACCGAGATCGAGCTGTTCTTCCCCGTGCCCGTCGACGGCCAGCTCGCCCGCGACATGGCAACCCTGCTCAAGGAGTTCAACGAGAAGAACCCCTCGATCAAGGCGACGCCGGTCTATACCGGCTCCTATGACGAGACCCTGATCAAGACCCGCGCCGCGATGAAGGCCGGCAAGCCGCCGGCTGCCGTGATCATGTCCGCCAACTTCCTGCTCGACCTCAAGATCGAGGGCGAGATCCAGCCGATGGACGCCCTGATCAAGGCTGATGGCAAGACCAACGACCAGTTCATGGGCCAGTTCTTCGACGCGCTGCACGGCAACGCCGTGCTCGACCGTCAGGTCTATGGCGTGCCCTTCCACAACTCGACGCCGCTGCTCTACGTCAACACCGACCATCTCAAGGAAGCCGGCCTCGATCCCGACAAGCTACCCGCCAATTGGGAGGAGCTGGTCACCACCGCGAAGAAGCTGACCAGGCGCGACGGCGACCGCGTCACCCGCTGGGGCATGATGATGCCCTCCAACTATGATTACGGCGGCTGGATCCTGCAGGCCCTGACCCATTCCAATGGCGGCCAATGGTTCAATGTCGATTACGGCGGAGAGGTCTACTACGACACCCCCTCGATGCTCGGCGCCCTGACCTTCTGGTCCGACCTCGTCAGCAAGCACAAGGTCCATCCGGCCGGCGTGCAGGCCGGCGGCGCGGTCTCCTCGGCCTTCCTCTCCGGCCAGGCCTCGATGATGCTGCTCTCGACGGGTTCGCTGACCCATATCCGCACCAACGCCAAGTTCCCCTACAAGGTCGCCTTCGTCCCGAAGAACGTGAAGAACGAGGTTCCGATCGGCGGCGCCTCGCTGGTCATCCCGACCGGCGTCGAGGGCGAGCGCCGCAAGGCCGCCTGGACGCTGATCAACTGGATGACGAGCCCTGAGAAGTCCGGCTGGTGGAGCCGCGCCACCGGCTATTTCGCCCCCAACAAGGCCGCCTACGACACAGCCGAAATGAAGGCGTTCATCGAGAAGAACCCGGACGCCGGCATCGCGGTCAGCCAGCTCGCCTTCGCCAAGCCGTGGTTCGCCACCTACAGGACCGTGCCGGTCCGCAAGGCGATCGAGGACGAGCTTGCCGCCGTGCTCTCCGCCAAGAAGACGCCGAAGGAGGCGCTCGTCGCCGCCCAGAAGCAGGCCGACGAGATCATGCGTCCTTATGTCGAGCAGACCGCGCTGAAGCTGCCGACGAACTGA
- a CDS encoding carbohydrate ABC transporter permease yields the protein MSQASTGVATGEVSPKLGYAATLLVAALWMVPFLWMLVAAFNPESIGAGMASLVPSYIPTLANFREAWASADFPRYGLNTTIISLGILAVQVVTITLAGYAFARLEFPGRTLCFYLFLLQLMLAPVVLIVPNLTTIARLGLYDTLLGVMAPYFVSAFGTFLMRQAFRAIPRELEDAALIDGAGVFQRIGFIYLPLARPSLVAFSIVSVTAHWNEFLWPLMVINSPDLRPLTVGLASFTRGAEGAQAWGVIAAGTLLVSAPLLLAFALFQRAFVNSFVSSGIK from the coding sequence ATGAGCCAAGCCAGCACCGGCGTCGCGACCGGCGAGGTCTCGCCGAAACTCGGCTATGCCGCGACGCTGCTCGTCGCTGCGCTCTGGATGGTGCCCTTCCTCTGGATGCTGGTCGCGGCCTTCAATCCAGAAAGCATCGGCGCCGGCATGGCTTCGCTGGTGCCGTCCTACATTCCCACGCTGGCCAATTTCCGCGAGGCATGGGCTTCCGCCGATTTCCCGCGCTACGGCCTGAACACGACGATCATCAGCCTCGGCATCCTCGCCGTGCAGGTCGTCACGATCACGCTCGCCGGGTATGCCTTCGCGCGGCTGGAATTCCCCGGCCGGACGCTCTGCTTCTACCTCTTCCTGCTGCAGCTGATGCTGGCGCCGGTCGTGCTGATCGTCCCAAATCTGACCACGATCGCCAGGCTCGGCCTCTACGACACGTTGCTCGGCGTGATGGCGCCCTATTTCGTCTCTGCCTTCGGCACCTTCCTGATGCGCCAGGCCTTCCGGGCGATCCCGCGCGAACTGGAAGATGCGGCACTGATCGATGGCGCGGGCGTCTTTCAGCGCATCGGCTTCATCTACCTGCCGCTGGCGAGGCCTTCGCTCGTCGCCTTCTCGATCGTCTCGGTCACCGCCCATTGGAACGAATTCCTCTGGCCGCTGATGGTGATCAACTCGCCCGATCTGCGCCCGCTCACCGTCGGCCTCGCCTCCTTCACCCGCGGCGCCGAGGGCGCGCAGGCCTGGGGCGTGATCGCGGCGGGAACCCTGCTGGTCAGCGCGCCGCTGCTGCTCGCCTTTGCCTTGTTCCAGCGTGCCTTCGTCAACTCTTTCGTCTCCTCCGGCATCAAGTAA